The sequence CCGGGTGGAAGGGCGCGGTCGGCGGCGTCACCGATGCGACCATTGCGGCGATGGAAGCGCTAGGGGCCAAGCGTGGACGGATCGTGGCGGCGATCGGTCCCTGCATTGCCCAGGCCAGCTATGAAGTCGACGCCGGCTTTCGCGCGCGCTTCATCGCCGAGATGTCCGACAACGGACAGTTTTTCGGCCCCGGCCAGCCCGGCCACTTCCAGTTCGATCTTGCGGGCTATGTCGCGCATCGGCTCAAGACCGCCGGTATCGGCGCAGTTGAGCCGCTGGGCCTCGACACTTACCCCGATGCCGAGCGGTTCTATTCGTTCCGCCGGGCAACGCATTGTAACGAGCCCGATTACGGCCGCCAGATCTCGCTGATCGGATTGCCCTGAAGCCGATGCAAACCTTGCAAGCGCCAGTGCTAAAATCGGTGTTGGCAGAGTGACAGCTTGCGTCTATCAGGCGCGCCAAATCGACCGGTCCGTCTGCTTCGGCAGACTGGTCGGGCGGCACAGGAAGGGGGCTTCCTGGACATTGTTCTAGGTTGCCGTTCCGGGTTCGCGAGAGCAGGCCCGGGTAACCGCAAAAGGCAGGATAGGTTCAACCATGGCTGAAAATGCTGACACCGCCACGCTCGAAGGGACCCCGAAGGAGGGTGTGCGGCGGCGCGATTTCATCAACATTGCCGCGGTTAGCGCCGCTGGCGTCGGTGGCGTTGCGATCGTCTACCCGCTGATCAGCCAGATGTCGGCCTCGGCCGACGTGTTGGCCGAGAGCTCGACCGAAGTCGATGTCAGCGCGATCGCGCCGGGCCAGGCGATCAAGGCGGTGTTCCGCAAGCAGCCCGTCTTCATCCGCAACCTGACCCCGACCGAGATCGAGGAAGCCAACAAGGTTGATGTTTCTTCGCTGCGCGATCCGCAGACGCTGGCCGAACGGACCAAGGAAGGCCACGAAAACTGGCTGATCACCATGGGCGTCTGCACCCACCTGGGCTGCGTGCCGATGGGCGCGGCCGAGGGCGAGGTTAAGGGTGAATACGGCGGCTACTTCTGCCCCTGCCACGGCTCGCACTATGATACCGCCGCGCGCATCCGCAAGGGTCCGGCGCCGAAGAACCTCCTGGTTCCGGACTATGCATTCACCTCCGACACTGTCGTGAAGATCGGCTAAGGGCACCCGACATGAGCTATCCCTGGGCAAATGAATACAAGCCGACCCACCCCGTGATGGTGTGGATGGACGAGAAGCTGCCGCTTCCCCGTCTGGTCTACGGCGCGGTTGGCGGCGGCTATGAAGTGCCGCGCAACCTGAACTATTTCTGGAACTTCGGCTTCCTCGCCGGGCTCTGCCTGATGATCCAGATCGTCACCGGCGTGGTCCTGGCGATGCACTATGCGCCGAACACCCTGGTGGCCTTCGATTCGACCGAGCACATCATGCGCGACGTCAACTGGGGCTGGTTGATGCGCTATGCCCACGCGAACGGGGCCTCGGCCTTCTTCGTCGTGGTCTACATACACATTTTCCGCGGTTTCTACTTCGGCTCCTACAAGGCCCCGCGCGAAATGATCTGGCTGCTCGGTGTCGTGATCTTCCTGCTGATGATGGCCACCGCGTTCATGGGCTACGTGCTGCCTTGGGGCCAGATGAGCTTCTGGGGTGCGCAGGTCATTACCGGCCTGTTCGGTGCCATTCCCTTGGTCGGTGAGCCGATCCAGCACTGGCTGCTGGGCGGCTTCGCGCCGGACAATGCCGCGCTGAACCGCTTCTTCTCGCTGCACTTCCTGCTGCCCTTCGTGATCCTTGGCGTGGTGATCCTCCACGTCTGGGCGCTGCACATCCCGGGCTCGTCGAACCCGACCGGCGTCGAAGTGAAGTCGGAAAGCGATACCGTGCCGTTCCACCCGTACTACACGGCGAAGGATGGCTGGACGGTCGGCCTGTTCATGGTGCTCTACAGCGCGGTGGTGTTCTTTGCCCCGAACATGCTGGGTCACCCGGACAACTACATTCCTGCCAACCCGATGCAGACCCCGGCGCACATCGTTCCGGAATGGTATTTCTGGCCGTTCTACGCGATCCTGCGCGCCTTCACCCAGGACTTCTTCTTCGTGCCTGCAAAGCTGATGGGCGTGCTGGCCATGTTCGCGGCGATCCTGATCTGGTTCTTCCTGCCCTGGCTTGACCGTTCGCCGGTTCGCTCGGCCAACTATCGCCCGCTCTATCGCAAGTTCTTCTATGTGCTGGTCGTGGTGATGGCGGTGCTGTTCTACTGCGGTGGTGCCCCGGCTGAAGAACCCTATGTGATGCTCAGCCAGCTGGCTGCGCTCTACTACTTCGCCCACTTCCTGATCATCGTGCCGATTGTTTCGTCGATCGAGCGGCCGGATCCGCTGCCCTATTCGATCACCGAATCGGTGCTGGGTCCCCAGCCCGCCAAGGCTTAAGCGAGACGGAAAGAGACAGACCCATGATCCGCATCCTCTCCCTTCTCGTCGGCGCCTTCTTCACGGTGGTGCTCGGCTACTCGTTCACCCGCGGTGCCTATACCGCAGCGACCGAGCCTCATGCCCTGACGGCTGAAAAGGTTTACCACCTCAAGCCCAAGGAACTGCACCTTGCCAGCAACGGTCCGTTCGGCAAGTTCGATCGCCAGCAGCTGCAGCGTGGCTTCAAGGTCTATGAAGAAGTCTGCGCCGCCTGCCACAGCATCAAGCACGTCGCCTTCCGCGACCTTGCCGCGCTCGGTTATAACGAGGCGGAGATCAAGGCGATTGCTGCCAAGTCGACCGTCGCGGGCAAGGATCCGCTGACCGGCGAGGTCAAGGACCGTCCTGGCATGGCGAGCGACTATTTCCCGCCGGTGGTCTATGCCGGTCTCGGCCATCCGCCGGATCTCTCGCTGATCACCAAGGCGCGCCACGAAGGTCCAGCCTATGTCTACTCGCTGCTGACCGGGTATCAGGAACAGCCGGCCGAACTGCTCAAGCGGTTCCCGGAAGCCAAGACTGGCGACGGGCTGCACTACAACCCCTACTTCGCCAACCTCAACCTGGCGATGCCGGCTCCGCTGGTCAGCGATGGCCAGGTGACCTACAGCGACGGCACCAAGGCGACCGTTGACCAGATGGCGAAGGACGTGTCCGCGTTTCTCGTCTGGACGGCTGAGCCGAAGCTCGAAAACCGTCACCAGACCGGGTTCTGGTGGATCGGTTTCCTGATCTTCGCGACGGTCCTGGGCTACATGGCCTATCGCAACATCTGGGCCGAAAAGAAGGGCCACTAAGCCCTTCGATAACTGGACGCCGAAAGCGCCCCCCGCCTTTTGGCAGGGGGCGTTTTTCATTGGCGCGCGGCGGGTTGAGCCATTTGTGCTGCCGAAGTAATTGACGCAGGCGGCCATGCTGGCGCATAGGCGTGGGCGCAAAGGGCCCAGGCCTCAAGCGGGTATAGCATAGTGGTAATGCTCCAGCCTTCCAAGCTGGCTAGAGGGGTTCGATTCCCCTTACCCGCTCCAGTTTCTCTCTGATCACAAACGAAAGCGGCCCCGGAACTCGTCCGGAGCCGCCTGTCGCGCAATCCTGCAAGTGCTTACTTGGCCGGCGGAGCCGCTGCGGCCGCGTTCTCGGGCAGGCCGCCCAGTTGGGTCACCATCTTGGTATAGGCGTCGAGATAGGCCAGCACGATGATCTGGCCGATCGCCGTATCCTGATAGCCGCCGCCGGCTGCGCCGCCAAAGGTACCACCGCTGAACAGTCCGCCGCCGGCACCCCAGCCCAGGTCCGATTTGCGGTAATAGCCTTCGACCAGCGCCATTTCCTCGGTCGTGCGGGCATTGACGACCGACAGCGTTACGTTGGCCTCGCCCTTCTTGATGTTGATACCCCCGGCGATCGCCCCGGCGGCGCGGCCGAACAAACCTCCGCCAATCCCGCCCAGGATCCCGCCGACGCCACCGCCGCCCGAGTTGCGGTTGGCCGAAACGATATCCGGCTCAAGGAAATAGTCCGCCGCCTTGACCTGGCCCTTGCCGAGGTTCGATCCGCCTTGCAGCTCGCCTTGATCCGCCATGGCGCGTTCCATCGCGCGGCTCTGCATCGAGCGGCCCCGGTTCACCAGGCTGAAGCAGCCCGACTGCTGCACGAAGATCTTCAGGATCGCCTCGGGGCTGCCAAGGTTCATTTCGCGCCACCACTGGTTGTCCGGCTCGACAATCGCGATCGTGCCAAGGTTCTTGGTGCATCGCGGAATATCGCGCGTGCCCTTGGCCTGGGCCTGGCGACCGGACGAACCTTTGTCGGCAGCGAAGGCCGGGGCCGAGCCTCCTGCCGAAACGAGCGCGAGCGCGACGGCGCTGGCGATGAACTTGCGCATGGTAATCTCCCTCATCCACGGCTGGCTCAACCCGGCAATGGGGGAAGGTCAGCGCGCCACAACTGCATATGAAGGTAAGCCCGGCGATCCGGTTATGGCTTGGATATTTGCGTCACCGGCTGGTTGTCGATCAGCCGAGTGCCACCGATCCGAGCCGCGACGAACAGCCGTGCGGGCTGGGACGTTGGATCGTTGACCGGTGTCAGCGAATCCGGATCGCGCACTTCGGCATAGTCGATCGAGGAAAATCCCCCGGCCAGCAGTATTTCCTCCAGCTCGCGAAGCGCTGACGCGACGGGCTCACCCCGCGTCAGGGCCCAGATCGCGGCCTGCATCGCTTGCGGCAGGCTGGCGGCCTGGGCCCGCTGCTCGGCCGAGAGGTAAGCGTTGCGCGAACTCATCGCCAGGCCGTCAGCTTCGCGCTTGGTCGGCACGCCCAGGATCGCGTCGACATGCGGGCGGGTTAGGTCGAGATCGCGGGCCATGCGGCGGATCACGGCGAGCTGCTGCCAGTCCTTCTCGCCAAACAGCGCCAGATCGGGCTGGACCTGGTTGAACAGCTTGCACACCACCGTCGCGACGCCATCAAAGTGCCCCGGCCGCGCTGCGCCGCACAGCCCCTCGGAAACGCCCGAGACCGAGATATTGGTGGCATAGCCTTCTGGGTACATCGCCGCCGGCTCGGGGGCCCAGAGCAGGCTGACGCACTCAGCCTCCAGTAGCGCCTGGTCGCGGGCAAGCTGGCGCGGATAGGCGTCAAGGTCCTCGTTGGCGCCAAACTGGCGCGGGTTGACGAAGATCGAGACGACCACGTGCGCGGCCCGCGCCTTTGCTTCGCGCACCAGCGTAAGGTGCCCTTCGTGCAGCGCACCCATCGTCGGTACCAGTGCAATCGGTCCATCGCAGCGCAGCGTCTCCAGCGCGCTGCGTAGTGGATCAAGCCGGGTGATGGTTTGCACGGACGAATCCCCTTGGGTAGAAGGCCGGACCACGCCCTAGCGCCGTCCTGCGCTGCGGGGCAACCACACAAGCGAGCCAACCTGACCGTGACTGCCACCAAGAGCCCCCACCGTATCGTCTTTGCCAACGAGAAGGGCGGCACGGGCAAGTCAACCACGGCGGTCCATGTAGCAATTGCGCTGGCCTATCAGGGCGCCCGTGTCGCTGCGGTAGACCTCGATCCGCGCCAACGCACCTTCCACCGCTATCTCGAGAACCGGGCGGAAACGATCAAGCGGCGAGGCATCGAATTGCCGACCGCCGACTTTGTGGTGTTCGACGGGACCGATCCCGCAGAGTTGGACCGGATCAGCGCAGACCTCTCCGCTGGCCATGACTTCCTGATCTTTGACACGCCGGGGCGCGACGATCCGCTCGCTCGGCATGTGGCGACCGGGGCGGACACGCTGGTGACCCCGCTCAACGACAGTTTCGTCGATTTCGACCTGATCGGACAGGTCGATGCCGAAACCTTCAAGGTCCGCAAGCTCTCGTTCTATGCCGAATTGATCTGGGAAGCGCGCAAGAAGCGGGCAATGGCGACGATCCAGGAAAAGCGCCGCGAAATGGACTGGGTGGTGGTGCGCAACCGTACCCAGCATGTCGAGGCGCGCAATATGCGCCGGCTTGACCAAGCGCTGACCGAACTGTCGAAGCGGGTGGGTTTCCGGATCGCCAACGGCCTGAGCGAGCGGGTCATTTATCGCGAGCTGTTCCCTTCGGGCCTGACCTTGCTCGACAAGGGTCATCTGGGCGAGCTCGGCACCAGCCACCTCGTCGCCCGCCAGGAGCTGCGCGCGCTGCTCGCCAATCTCA comes from Novosphingobium ginsenosidimutans and encodes:
- the panC gene encoding pantoate--beta-alanine ligase: MQTITRLDPLRSALETLRCDGPIALVPTMGALHEGHLTLVREAKARAAHVVVSIFVNPRQFGANEDLDAYPRQLARDQALLEAECVSLLWAPEPAAMYPEGYATNISVSGVSEGLCGAARPGHFDGVATVVCKLFNQVQPDLALFGEKDWQQLAVIRRMARDLDLTRPHVDAILGVPTKREADGLAMSSRNAYLSAEQRAQAASLPQAMQAAIWALTRGEPVASALRELEEILLAGGFSSIDYAEVRDPDSLTPVNDPTSQPARLFVAARIGGTRLIDNQPVTQISKP
- the petA gene encoding ubiquinol-cytochrome c reductase iron-sulfur subunit is translated as MAENADTATLEGTPKEGVRRRDFINIAAVSAAGVGGVAIVYPLISQMSASADVLAESSTEVDVSAIAPGQAIKAVFRKQPVFIRNLTPTEIEEANKVDVSSLRDPQTLAERTKEGHENWLITMGVCTHLGCVPMGAAEGEVKGEYGGYFCPCHGSHYDTAARIRKGPAPKNLLVPDYAFTSDTVVKIG
- the pgeF gene encoding peptidoglycan editing factor PgeF, whose translation is MAEPVEVNRAAVLGELPHGFLGRRGGISTGVVSGLNVGLGTGDELAAVAENRHRAVEAVQPGARLATVYQVHSPLCVTVAESWPDAERPHADALVTDRPGLLLGVVTADCAPVLLADPVAGVIGAAHAGWKGAVGGVTDATIAAMEALGAKRGRIVAAIGPCIAQASYEVDAGFRARFIAEMSDNGQFFGPGQPGHFQFDLAGYVAHRLKTAGIGAVEPLGLDTYPDAERFYSFRRATHCNEPDYGRQISLIGLP
- a CDS encoding CsgG/HfaB family protein, producing MRKFIASAVALALVSAGGSAPAFAADKGSSGRQAQAKGTRDIPRCTKNLGTIAIVEPDNQWWREMNLGSPEAILKIFVQQSGCFSLVNRGRSMQSRAMERAMADQGELQGGSNLGKGQVKAADYFLEPDIVSANRNSGGGGVGGILGGIGGGLFGRAAGAIAGGINIKKGEANVTLSVVNARTTEEMALVEGYYRKSDLGWGAGGGLFSGGTFGGAAGGGYQDTAIGQIIVLAYLDAYTKMVTQLGGLPENAAAAAPPAK
- a CDS encoding cytochrome c1: MIRILSLLVGAFFTVVLGYSFTRGAYTAATEPHALTAEKVYHLKPKELHLASNGPFGKFDRQQLQRGFKVYEEVCAACHSIKHVAFRDLAALGYNEAEIKAIAAKSTVAGKDPLTGEVKDRPGMASDYFPPVVYAGLGHPPDLSLITKARHEGPAYVYSLLTGYQEQPAELLKRFPEAKTGDGLHYNPYFANLNLAMPAPLVSDGQVTYSDGTKATVDQMAKDVSAFLVWTAEPKLENRHQTGFWWIGFLIFATVLGYMAYRNIWAEKKGH
- a CDS encoding cytochrome b — protein: MSYPWANEYKPTHPVMVWMDEKLPLPRLVYGAVGGGYEVPRNLNYFWNFGFLAGLCLMIQIVTGVVLAMHYAPNTLVAFDSTEHIMRDVNWGWLMRYAHANGASAFFVVVYIHIFRGFYFGSYKAPREMIWLLGVVIFLLMMATAFMGYVLPWGQMSFWGAQVITGLFGAIPLVGEPIQHWLLGGFAPDNAALNRFFSLHFLLPFVILGVVILHVWALHIPGSSNPTGVEVKSESDTVPFHPYYTAKDGWTVGLFMVLYSAVVFFAPNMLGHPDNYIPANPMQTPAHIVPEWYFWPFYAILRAFTQDFFFVPAKLMGVLAMFAAILIWFFLPWLDRSPVRSANYRPLYRKFFYVLVVVMAVLFYCGGAPAEEPYVMLSQLAALYYFAHFLIIVPIVSSIERPDPLPYSITESVLGPQPAKA
- a CDS encoding division plane positioning ATPase MipZ, whose protein sequence is MTATKSPHRIVFANEKGGTGKSTTAVHVAIALAYQGARVAAVDLDPRQRTFHRYLENRAETIKRRGIELPTADFVVFDGTDPAELDRISADLSAGHDFLIFDTPGRDDPLARHVATGADTLVTPLNDSFVDFDLIGQVDAETFKVRKLSFYAELIWEARKKRAMATIQEKRREMDWVVVRNRTQHVEARNMRRLDQALTELSKRVGFRIANGLSERVIYRELFPSGLTLLDKGHLGELGTSHLVARQELRALLANLNLPLPARAAPELALARPE